CGCGCCACCAGCTTCCCCACAGCTTCACCGACTACCGGGCGATGCTGGAGCTGCCCGAGGTGGACGTGGTGATGCTGTGCGCACCGAACTACCTGCACCGCCAGATGTGCTGCGACGCCGCCGAGGCGCACAAGCACATCATCTGCGAGAAGCCACTCGCACGCACGTTGGCCGACGCTGACCAGATGATCGAGACCTGCAAGCGCGAGGGTGTGCAGTTGATGTACGCCGAGGAGCTGTGCTTCACGCCCAAGTACGTGCGGGCCAAGGAGGTCTGCGACAGTGGCGCACTGGGCAAGCTGTTCCGGATCAAGCAATGCGAGAAGCATGACGGCCCGCACATGCCGTGGTTTTGGGATGTAGAGCGATCGGGCGGCGGCGTGACACTCGACATGGGCTGCCATGCCTTCGAGTACTTCCGCTGGATGCTGGGCAAGCCGGCGGTGAAGAGCGTCTGGGCGGACATGGACGTCTTCGTGCACGGCGAGCGCACCCGCGGCGACGATGACTCGCTGATCGTCGTGGAGTTCGAGGGCGGCTGCCGGGGTGTGGCCGAGGAGTCCTGGGCCAAGCCCGGCGGCATGGACGACCGCATCGAGCTGTACGGCTCCGAGGGCGTGATCCTGTGCGACCTACTCCACGGCAGCGCCTTCCAGACCTACAGCAAGCGGGGCTATGACTATGCCGTGGAGAAGGCGGGCTCGACGGCCGGCTGGAGCTTCACGATGTATGCCGAAAGCTGGAATTACGGCTTTCCACAGGAGGTCGAGCACTTTGTGGACAGTGTGTTGGAGGGCAAGCCCGCTCTTGAGACGGGCGAAGACGGTCGCGAGGTTCTGAAGATCATCTACGCCGCCTACGCGAGCGCGGCGACAGGCCGCCGCATCGACTGGCCCTACGACCCGCCGGTCTGGGCGTACAGCCCCATCCACTGCTGGAAGCCGTGGTTGTCGCCCGACTGCCCAGATGAGCTCAGGATGGAGGACCAGTGAGCGGAGTGCGGAACGCCGTCACCGTGTGGCGTCTCCTACCATCTCGCCGACA
The nucleotide sequence above comes from Armatimonadia bacterium. Encoded proteins:
- a CDS encoding Gfo/Idh/MocA family oxidoreductase — translated: METLNIGIIGSGFVAEIHAESIRRFVPRARVVACASPTGDHAATFASRHQLPHSFTDYRAMLELPEVDVVMLCAPNYLHRQMCCDAAEAHKHIICEKPLARTLADADQMIETCKREGVQLMYAEELCFTPKYVRAKEVCDSGALGKLFRIKQCEKHDGPHMPWFWDVERSGGGVTLDMGCHAFEYFRWMLGKPAVKSVWADMDVFVHGERTRGDDDSLIVVEFEGGCRGVAEESWAKPGGMDDRIELYGSEGVILCDLLHGSAFQTYSKRGYDYAVEKAGSTAGWSFTMYAESWNYGFPQEVEHFVDSVLEGKPALETGEDGREVLKIIYAAYASAATGRRIDWPYDPPVWAYSPIHCWKPWLSPDCPDELRMEDQ